From one Nilaparvata lugens isolate BPH chromosome 2, ASM1435652v1, whole genome shotgun sequence genomic stretch:
- the LOC111047718 gene encoding uncharacterized protein F21D5.5 isoform X2, with protein sequence MGKSSFRLFGKISIFGRLGFGQLLACHRLFCFSLVADVVACTVTAHCLGGNPSVADGVAHKKGDKFKLNNNSKLELLAGKHIYEVKFSPIPIKDRIDKATVERDMPIDEKDNVEISNRNNINDNGELKKPKKMDDSGELTKKPKNMRENEESQNPSKKMKLDNGSSILSVSFNICDKNVWESIDQGKLLIYSVKGLRSSSKIASYDMDGTIILTKSGKVFPVDKNDWKLFSPAVKSQLKKLHDDNFKIVIFTNQAGISRGKTKLDDFKYKVEKITSALDVPVQVFVATSEDKYRKPVPGMWEVFIQKKNDGLDYSESDSFFVGDAAGRVESWAPKKKKDFSCADRLFALNVGIKFYTPDAHFLKLPEGKFALPGFNPSQLFSNNALITDKEILSKTKEVVVMVGSPGSGKSFFANSYLVKAGYSCVNRDTLGSWQKCVSSMESALHAGNSVVVDNTNPDQETRKRYIDVAAKLNIPCRCFLMSTTLEHARHNNKFRQLVGDPHVPVNTIIINSYGKKFVPPMLKEGFSDIVEINFLPKFDDPVRERLYRLYLLEK encoded by the exons ATGGGGAAAAGTAGTTTTCGGCTGTTTGGGAAAATATCGattttcggtcgtttgggatttGGTCAATTATTGGCATGCCACCGTTTGTTCTGCT TCAGTCTTGTAGCTGACGTTGTGGCGTGCACAGTGACAGCACATTGTCTTGGCggcaatccctcagttgccgaTGGAGTGGCTCACAAAAAGGGagacaaattcaaattgaataacaacagCAAACTAGAGCTGCTGGCTGGCAAGCATATCTATGAGGTCAAATTTTCCCCTATTCCCATTAAAGATAGGATAGACAAAGCCACTGTTGAGCGGGACATGCCAATCGATGAAAAAGACAATGTAGAGATtagtaatagaaataatataaacgACAATGGAGAGTTGAAGAAACCAAAGAAAATGGACGATAGTGGGGAGTTAACTAAGAAGCCAAAAaatatgagagagaatgaggagAGTCAGAATCCAAGCAAAAAGATGAAGCTGGATAATGGGTCATCCATATTATCTGTTAGTTTCAACATTTGTGATAAAAATGTATGGGAATCTATCGACCAGGGCAAACTACTGATATATTCTGTAAAAGGACTAAGGAGTAGCAGTAAG ATAGCTTCATACGACATGGACGGTACCATAATTCTGACTAAATCAGGAAAGGTTTTTCCTGTAGACAAGAATGATTGGAAACTTTTCAGTCCAGCTGTGAAAAGTCAGTTGAAAAAGCTGCACGATGATAACTTCAAAATAGTAATCTTCACCAATCAGGCGGGGATATCGAGGGGAAAAACAAAATTGGACGATTTCAAGTACAAAGTGGAAAAAATCACCAGCGCCTTAGATGTACCTGTGCAGGTTTTTGTGGCAACTTCTGAAGACAAATATAGGAAACCTGTACCGGGCATGTGGGAGGTATTTATACAAAAG AAAAACGATGGTTTGGATTATAGTGAGAGTGATAGTTTCTTCGTTGGTGACGCGGCGGGCAGAGTGGAGTCCTGGGCgccaaaaaagaagaaagactTCTCTTGTGCGGACCGCCTTTTCGCCTTGAATGTTGGCATAAAGTTTTATACGCCTGACGCTCATTTTTTGAAACTACCCGAAGGCAAATTTGCTTTACCCGGCTTCAATCCATCTCAGCTATTTTCAAACAATGCTTTGATAACGGACAAGGAGATTCTTTCCAAAACGAAAGAG GTGGTAGTGATGGTAGGAAGTCCAGGATCGGGCAAGAGCTTCTTCGCAAACAGCTACTTGGTGAAAGCGGGCTACAGCTGCGTGAACAGAGACACACTGGGCTCGTGGCAGAAGTGTGTGTCGAGCATGGAGAGCGCCCTGCACGCTGGCAACAGTGTGGTCGTCGACAACACCAACCCTGACCAGGAGACCAGGAAGCGCTACATCGATGTGGCTGCCAAACTCAACATTCCTTGTCGCTGTTTCCTCATGTCCACTACTCTGGAGCATGCTCGTCACAACAACAAA TTCCGTCAACTGGTTGGAGATCCACATGTTCCCGTCAATACCATCATAATTAACAGTTACGG GAAAAAATTCGTACCACCTATGTTGAAAGAAGGGTTCTCAGACAtagttgaaataaattttctccCAAAGTTTGATGATCCTGTACGAGAGAGGCTCTACAGGCTCTATCTACtagaaaaatga
- the LOC111047718 gene encoding uncharacterized protein F21D5.5 isoform X1: protein MMSLVRKCVLKSISNSIQIELPHSKQVFVGRGPETEIVDTKLSKRQVSLVADVVACTVTAHCLGGNPSVADGVAHKKGDKFKLNNNSKLELLAGKHIYEVKFSPIPIKDRIDKATVERDMPIDEKDNVEISNRNNINDNGELKKPKKMDDSGELTKKPKNMRENEESQNPSKKMKLDNGSSILSVSFNICDKNVWESIDQGKLLIYSVKGLRSSSKIASYDMDGTIILTKSGKVFPVDKNDWKLFSPAVKSQLKKLHDDNFKIVIFTNQAGISRGKTKLDDFKYKVEKITSALDVPVQVFVATSEDKYRKPVPGMWEVFIQKKNDGLDYSESDSFFVGDAAGRVESWAPKKKKDFSCADRLFALNVGIKFYTPDAHFLKLPEGKFALPGFNPSQLFSNNALITDKEILSKTKEVVVMVGSPGSGKSFFANSYLVKAGYSCVNRDTLGSWQKCVSSMESALHAGNSVVVDNTNPDQETRKRYIDVAAKLNIPCRCFLMSTTLEHARHNNKFRQLVGDPHVPVNTIIINSYGKKFVPPMLKEGFSDIVEINFLPKFDDPVRERLYRLYLLEK from the exons ATGATGAGTTTAGTAAGAAAGTGTgttttaaaatcaatttcaaattctattcaaattgaacTTCCTCATAGTAAACAAGTATTTGTGGGGAGAGGTCCGGAAACAGAAATAGTTGACACAAAATTGTCGAAGCGTCAAG TCAGTCTTGTAGCTGACGTTGTGGCGTGCACAGTGACAGCACATTGTCTTGGCggcaatccctcagttgccgaTGGAGTGGCTCACAAAAAGGGagacaaattcaaattgaataacaacagCAAACTAGAGCTGCTGGCTGGCAAGCATATCTATGAGGTCAAATTTTCCCCTATTCCCATTAAAGATAGGATAGACAAAGCCACTGTTGAGCGGGACATGCCAATCGATGAAAAAGACAATGTAGAGATtagtaatagaaataatataaacgACAATGGAGAGTTGAAGAAACCAAAGAAAATGGACGATAGTGGGGAGTTAACTAAGAAGCCAAAAaatatgagagagaatgaggagAGTCAGAATCCAAGCAAAAAGATGAAGCTGGATAATGGGTCATCCATATTATCTGTTAGTTTCAACATTTGTGATAAAAATGTATGGGAATCTATCGACCAGGGCAAACTACTGATATATTCTGTAAAAGGACTAAGGAGTAGCAGTAAG ATAGCTTCATACGACATGGACGGTACCATAATTCTGACTAAATCAGGAAAGGTTTTTCCTGTAGACAAGAATGATTGGAAACTTTTCAGTCCAGCTGTGAAAAGTCAGTTGAAAAAGCTGCACGATGATAACTTCAAAATAGTAATCTTCACCAATCAGGCGGGGATATCGAGGGGAAAAACAAAATTGGACGATTTCAAGTACAAAGTGGAAAAAATCACCAGCGCCTTAGATGTACCTGTGCAGGTTTTTGTGGCAACTTCTGAAGACAAATATAGGAAACCTGTACCGGGCATGTGGGAGGTATTTATACAAAAG AAAAACGATGGTTTGGATTATAGTGAGAGTGATAGTTTCTTCGTTGGTGACGCGGCGGGCAGAGTGGAGTCCTGGGCgccaaaaaagaagaaagactTCTCTTGTGCGGACCGCCTTTTCGCCTTGAATGTTGGCATAAAGTTTTATACGCCTGACGCTCATTTTTTGAAACTACCCGAAGGCAAATTTGCTTTACCCGGCTTCAATCCATCTCAGCTATTTTCAAACAATGCTTTGATAACGGACAAGGAGATTCTTTCCAAAACGAAAGAG GTGGTAGTGATGGTAGGAAGTCCAGGATCGGGCAAGAGCTTCTTCGCAAACAGCTACTTGGTGAAAGCGGGCTACAGCTGCGTGAACAGAGACACACTGGGCTCGTGGCAGAAGTGTGTGTCGAGCATGGAGAGCGCCCTGCACGCTGGCAACAGTGTGGTCGTCGACAACACCAACCCTGACCAGGAGACCAGGAAGCGCTACATCGATGTGGCTGCCAAACTCAACATTCCTTGTCGCTGTTTCCTCATGTCCACTACTCTGGAGCATGCTCGTCACAACAACAAA TTCCGTCAACTGGTTGGAGATCCACATGTTCCCGTCAATACCATCATAATTAACAGTTACGG GAAAAAATTCGTACCACCTATGTTGAAAGAAGGGTTCTCAGACAtagttgaaataaattttctccCAAAGTTTGATGATCCTGTACGAGAGAGGCTCTACAGGCTCTATCTACtagaaaaatga
- the LOC111047717 gene encoding intraflagellar transport protein 74 homolog isoform X2, whose protein sequence is MNTPTYTGDNPYNHDDFCSHRTAGKTDKVKPLSRAGPIDRPVSRWGVGGDERPYSKSGNFNEKGEIDSRPISRRGIKYVAMQESPVAAPEQPIIRNMRPPSSSAFSGGTATRLTSAMMQNYPMTGSRTSLSLIGSQVNVRDRLVSQQGLSSVRTATARGPHTRQVQDKRYFESLLQLKCRDLTNEVTRLKRQIEIDAREHATYLVYDKRVKEMAAELTELQGKLSDYNLVVDKLNTGTERGEIVAEARDLAVANQAEAQAVEALFAERSRRQSQVAQLEKEIQQGRQVAENLVTQMKPNIREHYNTLQKESTELQQQMDQLQRELDSLNATKSSLEDQICISPVKQEAVRLYEKLAELEQRKATLIEEAKNRETPAQERETLLTRVREDNAEIASMERAMSELREQIRLADTTLEQADQDLNESHSERHAKYLELRKREETMETFLATWEESRASETQRLTALEESIVTALAAISRRLAALPTQADYQAVVADELYHGTPPKSADSQASSGRTVDSLTQQHAHMTVYLNKMEVMDTKVRTELENLRNSLAKMKEEMKIYSDLDKLRATHEEKRTSLTKSLNELKTVQPDVSSTLINSKNKHEKLEKELMENETHIQLSNLERKLIQLEQNNFGVKEYIAVCATESDYETVRKETLSLVTELNKNICANLAQTAV, encoded by the exons ATGAACACACCTACATACACAGGAGATAATCCTTATAATCATGACGACTTCTGCAGCCATAGGACTGCTGGGAAGACggataaagtaaa ACCTTTGTCACGAGCTGGCCCCATTGACAGACCTGTTTCACGCTGGGGTGTGGGAGGGGACGAGCGACCTTATTCAAAGAGTGGAAATTTCAATGAAAAGGGAGAGATTGATTCCAGACCAATATCCAGGAGAGGAATTAAGTACGTCGCTATGCAGGAG AGTCCAGTGGCGGCTCCAGAGCAGCCGATCATTCGCAACATGCGTCCTCCGTCCAGTTCTGCCTTTAGCGGCGGAACAGCCACTCGGCTCACGTCCGCCATGATGCAGAACTACCCCATGACTGGATCCCGCACATCTCTCAGTCTCATAGGATCACAG GTGAACGTGCGAGATCGACTAGTGTCACAGCAAGGCCTGAGCAGTGTGCGTACGGCCACAGCGCGTGGTCCACACACTCGCCAAGTGCAGGACAAGCGATACTTCGAGTCGCTGCTGCAGTTGAAATGCAGAGATCTCACCAACGAAGTCACTCGGCTCAAGAGGCAGATCGAGATAGATGCTAGGGAGCACGCCACCTACCTTGTCTATGACAAACGGGTCAAAGAGATGGCTGCTGAGTTGACTG AGCTGCAAGGCAAACTGTCCGACTACAATCTGGTAGTGGATAAGCTGAACACGGGTACCGAGAGGGGGGAAATCGTGGCCGAGGCACGTGACCTAGCTGTGGCCAATCAGGCCGAGGCTCAGGCGGTGGAGGCACTCTTCGCCGAACGATCAAGGAGGCAGAGCCAAGTGGCGCAACTCGAGAAGGAGATCCAGCAG GGAAGACAAGTAGCTGAGAATTTGGTTACGCAAATGAAGCCTAACATAAGGGAGCACTACAACACTTTGCAAAAGGAAAGCACAGAGTTGCAGCAACAAATGGATCAGTTACAACGGGAATTGGATTCTCTCAATGCGACAAAGAGCAGCCTTGAAGACCAAATTTGCATTTCACCA GTGAAACAAGAAGCAGTACGACTATATGAAAAGCTGGCAGAGTTGGAGCAGAGGAAAGCGACACTAATTGAAGAGGCTAAGAATCGCGAAACACCGGCCCAAGAGCGAGAGACACTGCTGACCAGAGTGAGAGAGGACAACGCTGAGATTGCTAGCATGGAGCGCGCCATGTCCGAACTCAGAGAGCAGATTCGACTGGCCGATACCACTTTGGAGCAGGCTGATCAG GACCTAAACGAGAGCCACAGCGAGCGTCACGCCAAGTACCTGGAGCTGCGCAAGCGAGAGGAGACGATGGAAACGTTTCTGGCGACGTGGGAGGAGAGCCGAGCCAGCGAGACGCAGCGGCTGACTGCGCTGGAAGAGAGCATCGTGACCGCGTTGGCCGCCATCAGTCGCCGCTTGGCTGCGCTGCCGACGCAGGCTGACTACCAGGCGGTGGTGGCTGACGAGCTGTATCACGGCACACCGCCAAAGTCGGCCGACAGCCAAGCCAGCTCTGGCCGCACCGTCGACTCACTCACCCAGCAACATGCCCACATGACTGTCTACTTGAACAAG ATGGAAGTGATGGACACTAAGGTTCGAACCGAGCTGGAGAATTTGCGCAATAGTTTGGCCAAGATGAAAGaggaaatgaaaatatattctgATCTCGACAAACTGCGAGCAACACATGAAGAGAAACGCACCTCACTCACAAAGAGTCTCAACGAATTAAAAACAGTGCAGCCAGACGTTAGTTCTACGCTCATCAACTCGAAAAACAAGCATGAGAAGTTGGAG AAAGAACTGATGGAAAACGAAACTCATATACAACTGAGCAACCTGGAACGTAAGCTGATTCAATTGGAGCAGAACAATTTCGGAGTGAAAGAATACATTGCTGTCTGCGCCACCGAATCTGACTACGAAACTGTGCGCAAAGAAACACTCTCACTTGTTACTGAGTTGAACAAGAATATTTGTGCGAACTTGGCACAAACCGCAGTTTAA
- the LOC111047717 gene encoding intraflagellar transport protein 74 homolog isoform X1, with the protein MNTPTYTGDNPYNHDDFCSHRTAGKTDKVKPLSRAGPIDRPVSRWGVGGDERPYSKSGNFNEKGEIDSRPISRRGIKYVAMQEVGSPGSPVAAPEQPIIRNMRPPSSSAFSGGTATRLTSAMMQNYPMTGSRTSLSLIGSQVNVRDRLVSQQGLSSVRTATARGPHTRQVQDKRYFESLLQLKCRDLTNEVTRLKRQIEIDAREHATYLVYDKRVKEMAAELTELQGKLSDYNLVVDKLNTGTERGEIVAEARDLAVANQAEAQAVEALFAERSRRQSQVAQLEKEIQQGRQVAENLVTQMKPNIREHYNTLQKESTELQQQMDQLQRELDSLNATKSSLEDQICISPVKQEAVRLYEKLAELEQRKATLIEEAKNRETPAQERETLLTRVREDNAEIASMERAMSELREQIRLADTTLEQADQDLNESHSERHAKYLELRKREETMETFLATWEESRASETQRLTALEESIVTALAAISRRLAALPTQADYQAVVADELYHGTPPKSADSQASSGRTVDSLTQQHAHMTVYLNKMEVMDTKVRTELENLRNSLAKMKEEMKIYSDLDKLRATHEEKRTSLTKSLNELKTVQPDVSSTLINSKNKHEKLEKELMENETHIQLSNLERKLIQLEQNNFGVKEYIAVCATESDYETVRKETLSLVTELNKNICANLAQTAV; encoded by the exons ATGAACACACCTACATACACAGGAGATAATCCTTATAATCATGACGACTTCTGCAGCCATAGGACTGCTGGGAAGACggataaagtaaa ACCTTTGTCACGAGCTGGCCCCATTGACAGACCTGTTTCACGCTGGGGTGTGGGAGGGGACGAGCGACCTTATTCAAAGAGTGGAAATTTCAATGAAAAGGGAGAGATTGATTCCAGACCAATATCCAGGAGAGGAATTAAGTACGTCGCTATGCAGGAGGTAGGTTCACCCGGA AGTCCAGTGGCGGCTCCAGAGCAGCCGATCATTCGCAACATGCGTCCTCCGTCCAGTTCTGCCTTTAGCGGCGGAACAGCCACTCGGCTCACGTCCGCCATGATGCAGAACTACCCCATGACTGGATCCCGCACATCTCTCAGTCTCATAGGATCACAG GTGAACGTGCGAGATCGACTAGTGTCACAGCAAGGCCTGAGCAGTGTGCGTACGGCCACAGCGCGTGGTCCACACACTCGCCAAGTGCAGGACAAGCGATACTTCGAGTCGCTGCTGCAGTTGAAATGCAGAGATCTCACCAACGAAGTCACTCGGCTCAAGAGGCAGATCGAGATAGATGCTAGGGAGCACGCCACCTACCTTGTCTATGACAAACGGGTCAAAGAGATGGCTGCTGAGTTGACTG AGCTGCAAGGCAAACTGTCCGACTACAATCTGGTAGTGGATAAGCTGAACACGGGTACCGAGAGGGGGGAAATCGTGGCCGAGGCACGTGACCTAGCTGTGGCCAATCAGGCCGAGGCTCAGGCGGTGGAGGCACTCTTCGCCGAACGATCAAGGAGGCAGAGCCAAGTGGCGCAACTCGAGAAGGAGATCCAGCAG GGAAGACAAGTAGCTGAGAATTTGGTTACGCAAATGAAGCCTAACATAAGGGAGCACTACAACACTTTGCAAAAGGAAAGCACAGAGTTGCAGCAACAAATGGATCAGTTACAACGGGAATTGGATTCTCTCAATGCGACAAAGAGCAGCCTTGAAGACCAAATTTGCATTTCACCA GTGAAACAAGAAGCAGTACGACTATATGAAAAGCTGGCAGAGTTGGAGCAGAGGAAAGCGACACTAATTGAAGAGGCTAAGAATCGCGAAACACCGGCCCAAGAGCGAGAGACACTGCTGACCAGAGTGAGAGAGGACAACGCTGAGATTGCTAGCATGGAGCGCGCCATGTCCGAACTCAGAGAGCAGATTCGACTGGCCGATACCACTTTGGAGCAGGCTGATCAG GACCTAAACGAGAGCCACAGCGAGCGTCACGCCAAGTACCTGGAGCTGCGCAAGCGAGAGGAGACGATGGAAACGTTTCTGGCGACGTGGGAGGAGAGCCGAGCCAGCGAGACGCAGCGGCTGACTGCGCTGGAAGAGAGCATCGTGACCGCGTTGGCCGCCATCAGTCGCCGCTTGGCTGCGCTGCCGACGCAGGCTGACTACCAGGCGGTGGTGGCTGACGAGCTGTATCACGGCACACCGCCAAAGTCGGCCGACAGCCAAGCCAGCTCTGGCCGCACCGTCGACTCACTCACCCAGCAACATGCCCACATGACTGTCTACTTGAACAAG ATGGAAGTGATGGACACTAAGGTTCGAACCGAGCTGGAGAATTTGCGCAATAGTTTGGCCAAGATGAAAGaggaaatgaaaatatattctgATCTCGACAAACTGCGAGCAACACATGAAGAGAAACGCACCTCACTCACAAAGAGTCTCAACGAATTAAAAACAGTGCAGCCAGACGTTAGTTCTACGCTCATCAACTCGAAAAACAAGCATGAGAAGTTGGAG AAAGAACTGATGGAAAACGAAACTCATATACAACTGAGCAACCTGGAACGTAAGCTGATTCAATTGGAGCAGAACAATTTCGGAGTGAAAGAATACATTGCTGTCTGCGCCACCGAATCTGACTACGAAACTGTGCGCAAAGAAACACTCTCACTTGTTACTGAGTTGAACAAGAATATTTGTGCGAACTTGGCACAAACCGCAGTTTAA